A DNA window from Pongo abelii isolate AG06213 chromosome 2, NHGRI_mPonAbe1-v2.0_pri, whole genome shotgun sequence contains the following coding sequences:
- the MIX23 gene encoding protein MIX23 isoform X3, with protein MRTIDDRIVHELNTTVPTASFAGKIDASQTCKQLYESLMAAHASRDRVIKNCIAQTSAVVKNLREEREKNLDDLTLLKQLRKEQTKFAMKIMESERALGDGTALPLHFLSEEKDSEILEILTDTPKATSY; from the exons ATGAGGACAATTGATGACAGAATAGTACATGAATTAAACACTACGGTCCCAACAGCTTCCTTTGCAGGGAAAATTGATGCCAGCCAAACCTGTAAACAACTTTATGAGTCT TTGATGGCAGCTCATGCCAGTAGAGACAGAGTCATAAAAAATTGTATAGCCCAGACTTCAGCAGTAGTAAAAAACCTccgagaagagagagaaaagaatttgGATGATTTAACGTTATTAAAGCAACTTAGAAAAGAGCAGACAAAG tttgCTATGAAGATTATGGAATCAGAGAGAGCTCTTGGAGATGGTACAGCTCTACCTCTTCATTTTCTATCTGAGGAAAAAGACTCAGAGATACTTGAGATACTAACTGACACCCCCAAAGCCacaagcta TTGA
- the MIX23 gene encoding protein MIX23 isoform X4 — translation MAAPTGGVNCEEFAEFQELLKVMRTIDDRIVHELNTTVPTASFAGKIDASQTCKQLYESLMAAHASRDRVIKNCIAQTSAVVKNLREEREKNLDDLTLLKQLRKEQTKVFNERCRIHFKPPKNE, via the exons ATGGCGGCGCCCACTGGCGGTGTGAACTGTGAGGAGTTCGCCGAGTTCCAG gAATTACTCAAGGTGATGAGGACAATTGATGACAGAATAGTACATGAATTAAACACTACGGTCCCAACAGCTTCCTTTGCAGGGAAAATTGATGCCAGCCAAACCTGTAAACAACTTTATGAGTCT TTGATGGCAGCTCATGCCAGTAGAGACAGAGTCATAAAAAATTGTATAGCCCAGACTTCAGCAGTAGTAAAAAACCTccgagaagagagagaaaagaatttgGATGATTTAACGTTATTAAAGCAACTTAGAAAAGAGCAGACAAAG GTGTTTAATGAACGCTGCCGAATTCACTTCAAGCCTCCAAAGAATGAATAa
- the MIX23 gene encoding protein MIX23 isoform X2, translating to MAAPTGGVNCEEFAEFQELLKVMRTIDDRIVHELNTTVPTASFAGKIDASQTCKQLYESLMAAHASRDRVIKNCIAQTSAVVKNLREEREKNLDDLTLLKQLRKEQTKLKWMQSELNVEEVVNDRSWKVFNERCRIHFKPPKNE from the exons ATGGCGGCGCCCACTGGCGGTGTGAACTGTGAGGAGTTCGCCGAGTTCCAG gAATTACTCAAGGTGATGAGGACAATTGATGACAGAATAGTACATGAATTAAACACTACGGTCCCAACAGCTTCCTTTGCAGGGAAAATTGATGCCAGCCAAACCTGTAAACAACTTTATGAGTCT TTGATGGCAGCTCATGCCAGTAGAGACAGAGTCATAAAAAATTGTATAGCCCAGACTTCAGCAGTAGTAAAAAACCTccgagaagagagagaaaagaatttgGATGATTTAACGTTATTAAAGCAACTTAGAAAAGAGCAGACAAAG TTGAAATGGATGCAGTCAGAACTGAATGTTGAAGAAGTGGTAAATGACAGGAGCTGGAAG GTGTTTAATGAACGCTGCCGAATTCACTTCAAGCCTCCAAAGAATGAATAa
- the MIX23 gene encoding protein MIX23 isoform X1, with translation MAAPTGGVNCEEFAEFQELLKVMRTIDDRIVHELNTTVPTASFAGKIDASQTCKQLYESLMAAHASRDRVIKNCIAQTSAVVKNLREEREKNLDDLTLLKQLRKEQTKFAMKIMESERALGDGTALPLHFLSEEKDSEILEILTDTPKATSY, from the exons ATGGCGGCGCCCACTGGCGGTGTGAACTGTGAGGAGTTCGCCGAGTTCCAG gAATTACTCAAGGTGATGAGGACAATTGATGACAGAATAGTACATGAATTAAACACTACGGTCCCAACAGCTTCCTTTGCAGGGAAAATTGATGCCAGCCAAACCTGTAAACAACTTTATGAGTCT TTGATGGCAGCTCATGCCAGTAGAGACAGAGTCATAAAAAATTGTATAGCCCAGACTTCAGCAGTAGTAAAAAACCTccgagaagagagagaaaagaatttgGATGATTTAACGTTATTAAAGCAACTTAGAAAAGAGCAGACAAAG tttgCTATGAAGATTATGGAATCAGAGAGAGCTCTTGGAGATGGTACAGCTCTACCTCTTCATTTTCTATCTGAGGAAAAAGACTCAGAGATACTTGAGATACTAACTGACACCCCCAAAGCCacaagcta TTGA